The following nucleotide sequence is from Phycisphaerae bacterium.
GCGCTCAACTTCCCGTAGCAGCGTCCTGATGGTCTGATCACATCGCGCGGGCGTGGTCGATGCACCGAGAAATATCAGGCCCGAACCCTTGGGATGGTCGTCCCACGCGCCGACCCAGTAAACAAGGCCCTGCTTTTCCCGAACCTCGGTGAACAGTCGGGAACTCATCCCGCCGCCGAGCACGCCGAGCATGACGCGCTCAACCGCATAATCGCGATGCGTCACTGCGACGCCGGGATAGCACATGAGAATCTGCTGCTGCTCGGTCTCCTTGTGATGATGACGCACGCCGGGATTAAACTCGACCGGCACGCAACCTCGCCCCGAACTGACATGATCGCCGAAACCGGCGAACAGGCGATCCACATCCGACGCGACTTTCTCGACATCAAATGCGCCGCCGATGGTGAATTGCATTCGATTGGCCGAAAAATTGCTTCGCCAGAATTCGACGATCGCCTCGCGGTTAATTCGCTCCAGAGACTCGCGCGTGCCCAACTCATGACGACCCAGCAGCCTGCCGAACGCATGAGGCGAAATCAGGCGGCTGGCCAATTCGGAAGGATCATCCTCGATCGCCGCGAGTTCCTGCAATCCGAGTTCAAGCGCGACATCACAATACTCCTGCGGAAACGTCGGCGTGCGCAGCATCTCGGCATGCAACGCGAGCGCTTCAGCCGTGAACTCCGGCAGGCAACTGCAGCGAAACACGATCGATTCCCGGCCGACACCGCTGCCGGCCTGGGCACCGATGGCATCAAACGCATCGCTAAGCTGCCGTGCCGTGCGTTTCTCCGTACCCTTGCCGACGGTCTCCTCGACGATCCGCGCAAGGCCCAGTTGGTCGTCGGGCTCGTCGACCAGGCCGCACAGAAGTCGAATCTGAAAAGAGGTCGTATGCCGGCCCGGCAATGCAATCGCGGCGAACTCAGCGCCACAGGCGAGCCGTCGATGGTGAAAAACTTCGTTCGCGCTCATGCAAGGCGTTATAGCCAATTTCAGAGCGGAACGCCAATCGAGCGGACATAGCGCGACCAGGCGTCTTCAGGCGATGTCAATACC
It contains:
- a CDS encoding insulinase family protein; this translates as MSANEVFHHRRLACGAEFAAIALPGRHTTSFQIRLLCGLVDEPDDQLGLARIVEETVGKGTEKRTARQLSDAFDAIGAQAGSGVGRESIVFRCSCLPEFTAEALALHAEMLRTPTFPQEYCDVALELGLQELAAIEDDPSELASRLISPHAFGRLLGRHELGTRESLERINREAIVEFWRSNFSANRMQFTIGGAFDVEKVASDVDRLFAGFGDHVSSGRGCVPVEFNPGVRHHHKETEQQQILMCYPGVAVTHRDYAVERVMLGVLGGGMSSRLFTEVREKQGLVYWVGAWDDHPKGSGLIFLGASTTPARCDQTIRTLLREVERLGEDLTEAELQRAKVGIIAKMQTHGDITRARLGELSADVFHHGRPIGADEKTAQIQAVTTADIRRYLEEHPRDRLCVQTLGPRVMEALA